Proteins from a genomic interval of Gossypium hirsutum isolate 1008001.06 chromosome A09, Gossypium_hirsutum_v2.1, whole genome shotgun sequence:
- the LOC107944416 gene encoding heparanase-like protein 1, protein MDLKCIFSLTILVSQISLSSTQNVNVVIQGATSIGQTDDNFVCATLDWWPTEKCNYNQCPWGKAGLLNLDLKKKGLINAIKAFNPLRIKVGGSLQDQVVYRVGGVKNCPNFMKNEDSLFGFSQGCLPMERWDELNKIFNQTGVKVSFGLNALLERNRSQVEKGLWVGDWKSQNARDFMKYTISKGYKVDSYEFGNQLSGAGMGASVEAKQYEKDIVVLKNLVKELHPDPKTQPKVLGPSGYYDEKWFNSFLEVSGHDVVDGATHHIYNLGPDDDPNMITKIQDPSYLNQVAQTYKGVLNIVNKFKPQSGAWVFESGGALHGGAKDLSPTFADGFWYLDQLGMASTYNHKVFCRQTLIGGNYTLLNTTTSIPNPDYYGALLWHRLMGSTVLAVTQEFNPNLRVFAHCAKKKPGISIIFINLSKDSSFNVTLSNYEHQSRNSRSTDVAKPEFEVPRIGRSIIWLR, encoded by the exons ATGGATTTGAAATGCATATTCAGCCTAACAATCCTTGTTTCCCAAATATCGCTTTCGTCGACGCAAAATGTGAACGTTGTGATTCAAGGAGCAAcatcaattggtcaaacagatgATAACTTTGTATGCGCTACATTGGATTGGTGGCCTACTGAAAAATGCAACTACAATCAATGTCCTTGGGGAAAGGCTGGACTATTAAATTTG GATTTGAAAAAGAAGGGTCTGATAAATGCAATAAAAG CATTCAATCCTCTAAGAATCAAAGTTGGTGGGTCGTTGCAAGATCAAGTGGTGTACAGAGTAGGAGGAGTTAAGAATTGCCCcaatttcatgaaaaatgaaGATAGTTTATTCGGATTCTCTCAGGGCTGCCTTCCCATGGAAAGATGGGACGaactcaataaaattttcaatcaaactGG AGTAAAGGTTTCGTTCGGGTTGAATGCTCTTCTCGAAAGAAATCGGTCACAAGTTGAAAAGGGTCTTTGGGTTGGCGATTGGAAATCGCAAAATGCAAGGGATTTCATGAAGTATACTATTTCCAAGGGATACAAAGTTGATTCTTATGAATTTG GAAATCAACTCTCCGGAGCTGGGATGGGTGCAAGCGTTGAGGCTAAACAATATGAAAAAGACATAGTAGTACTTAAGAATCTAGTGAAAGAATTACACCCAGATCCCAAAACTCAACCAAAGGTTTTAGGTCCTAGTGGCTATTATGATGAGAAATGGTTTAATTCCTTCCTAGAAGTTTCAGGACATGATGTTGTTGATGGAGCTACACACCATATCTATAATCTTGGACCTG ATGATGATCCAAACATGATTACCAAGATTCAAGATCCATCTTACTTAAATCAGGTTGCCCAAACCTATAAAGGTGTTTTGAATATTGTCAACAAGTTTAAACCGCAGTCGGGAGCTTGGGTTTTTGAATCTGGCGGAGCTCTTCACGGCGGTGCTAAAGATTTGTCCCCAACCTTTGCTGATGGATTTTG GTATCTTGATCAATTGGGAATGGCTTCAACCTACAATCACAAGGTCTTCTGCAGGCAAACTCTAATCGGTGGAAATTATACTTTACTTAATACTACAACATCTATTCCCAATCCAGATTACTACGG TGCACTTCTATGGCACCGACTTATGGGAAGTACTGTACTTGCCGTAACTCAAGAGTTTAACCCAAATTTGCGTGTATTTGCTCACTGTGCGAAGAAAAAG CCTGggatttctatcatttttattaaCTTGTCGAAAGATAGCTCGTTCAACGTCACCCTTTCAAATTACGAGCACCAGAGTCGTAATTCGAGATCCACGGATGTTGCGAAGCCTGAATTTGAGGTTCCAAGGATAGGGAGGAGTATCATTTGGCTGCGCTAG
- the LOC107944415 gene encoding heparanase-like protein 1 — translation MGSTVLAVTQESNPNFRVYAHCAKKKPGISIIFINLSKDSSFNVTLSNYEHQSRNLRSTDVAKPNFEFRGSKDREEYHLAALAGNIQGQIVLLNDVPMVPTETFDIPVMEPKLVNASTHISIVAHSIVYVTFGLNALLERNRSQIEKGLWVGDWKSQNARDFMKYTISKGYKVDSYEFGNQLSGAGMGASVEAKQYEKDIVVLKNLVKELHPDPKTQPKVLGPSGYYDEKWFNSFLEVSGHDVVDGATHHIYNLGPGDDPNMITKIQDPSYLNQVAQTYKGVLNIVNKFKPQSGAWVSKSGGALHGGAKDLSPTFADGFWYLDQLGMASTYNHKVFCSALLWHRLMGSTVLAVTQESNPNLRVYAHCAKKKPGISTIFINLSKDSSFNVTLSNYEHQSRNSRSTDVAKPEFRGSKDREEYPLAVLAGNIQGQIVLLNDVPMVPTETFDIPTMEPKLFNASTPISIAAHSIVYVTIRDFQAPACA, via the exons ATGGGAAGTACAGTACTTGCCGTAACTCAAGAGTCTAACCCAAATTTCCGTGTATATGCTCACTGTGCGAAGAAAAAG CctggaatttctatcatttttattaaCTTGTCGAAAGATAGCTCATTCAATGTCACCCTTTCAAATTACGAGCACCAGAGTCGTAATTTGAGATCCACGGATGTTGCAAAGCCTAATTTTGAGTTTAGAGGTTCCAAGGATAGAGAGGAGTATCATTTGGCTGCGCTAGCTGGAAATATACAAGGTCAAATCGTGTTGCTAAATGACGTTCCAATGGTTCCAACAGAAACATTCGATATTCCGGTGATGGAACCAAAGCTTGTCAACGCTTCCACGCACATCTCTATTGTAGCTCATTCCATAGTCTAT GTTACGTTCGGGTTGAATGCTCTTCTCGAAAGAAATCGGTCACAAATCGAAAAGGGTCTTTGGGTTGGCGATTGGAAATCGCAAAATGCAAGGGATTTCATGAAGTATACTATTTCCAAGGGATACAAAGTTGATTCTTATGAATTTG GAAATCAACTCTCCGGAGCTGGGATGGGTGCAAGCGTTGAGGCTAAACAATATGAAAAAGACATAGTAGTACTTAAGAATCTAGTGAAAGAATTACACCCAGATCCCAAAACTCAACCAAAGGTTTTAGGTCCTAGTGGCTATTATGATGAGAAATGGTTTAATTCCTTCCTAGAAGTTTCAGGACATGATGTTGTTGATGGAGCGACACACCATATCTATAATCTTGGACCTG GTGATGATCCAAACATGATTACCAAGATTCAAGATCCATCTTACTTAAATCAGGTTGCCCAAACCTATAAAGGTGTTTTGAATATTGTCAACAAGTTTAAACCGCAGTCGGGAGCTTGGGTTTCTAAATCTGGCGGAGCTCTTCACGGCGGTGCTAAAGATTTGTCCCCAACCTTTGCTGATGGATTTTG GTACCTTGATCAATTGGGAATGGCTTCAACCTACAATCACAAGGTCTTCTGCAG TGCACTTCTATGGCACCGGCTTATGGGAAGTACTGTACTTGCCGTAACTCAAGAGTCTAACCCAAATTTGCGTGTATATGCTCACTGTGCGAAGAAAAAG CCTGGGATTTCTACCATTTTTATTAACTTGTCAAAAGATAGCTCGTTCAACGTCACCCTTTCAAATTACGAGCACCAGAGTCGTAATTCGAGATCCACGGATGTTGCGAAGCCTGAATTTAGAGGTTCCAAGGATAGAGAGGAGTATCCTTTGGCTGTGCTAGCTGGAAATATACAAGGTCAAATCGTGTTGCTAAATGACGTTCCAATGGTCCCAACAGAAACATTCGACATTCCGACGATGGAACCAAAGCTTTTCAATGCTTCCACGCCCATCTCTATTGCAGCTCATTCCATAGTCTATGTAACCATCAGAGACTTTCAAGCCCCTGCCTGTGCTTAA